A window of the Drosophila simulans strain w501 chromosome 2L, Prin_Dsim_3.1, whole genome shotgun sequence genome harbors these coding sequences:
- the LOC27209345 gene encoding uncharacterized protein LOC27209345 — translation MEDDLEFLINALSVPNTPLTEPYDEVQLLEMRESFKALQKILRRSSLPVEESLRSMPRSKAGGHLEALPSMLPIMDSNNERSSDKAWNSAESGARSSPIISECGLGDWDKEDPSSDAADKALVPYEELCNERSSSDTTITSRSLASSGISLSIPVHLVWNNKDYNQESTDSETTLVADGRRYSIKN, via the coding sequence ATGGAGGATGACCTGGAGTTTCTTATCAACGCCCTGTCGGTGCCAAACACTCCACTCACCGAACCCTACGATGAGGTGCAGCTTCTGGAGATGCGTGAATCCTTCAAGGCGCTGCAGAAGATCCTGCGGCGCAGTTCCCTGCCCGTGGAGGAGAGTCTGCGTTCCATGCCGAGATCGAAAGCTGGCGGACATCTGGAGGCATTGCCATCCATGCTGCCTATTATGGACAGCAATAACGAGAGGTCTAGCGATAAGGCGTGGAACTCGGCGGAAAGCGGAGCCCGTTCCTCGCCTATCATTTCGGAGTGCGGCCTGGGTGATTGGGACAAGGAGGATCCTTCCTCGGATGCTGCAGATAAGGCACTGGTGCCCTACGAGGAATTGTGCAATGAGCGAAGCAGCTCGGACACCACAATCACCAGCCGGAGCCTCGCCTCGTCGGGAATCTCGCTCAGCATACCTGTTCACTTGGTGTGGAACAACAAAGACTACAATCAGGAGAGCACGGACAGTGAAACAACACTTGTAGCGGACGGGCGCAGATACAGTATTAAAAATTAA